Genomic segment of Streptomyces zhihengii:
GGTCTCCGAGCTCGCGGCGGAGATCCGCGACGACGTGCGCGGCGCGGCGGGCAGGCTGCGCAGCGAGATGCGCGCGGCGGCCGGCGAGGCCCGCGGCGGCGGCGCGGCGGACGCGAAGGGCTTCGCGGGCCCGGCCCCCGAGGCCGACGGCTGGCAGACGGCCAAGGAGGAGCTGCGCCGCGCCCGCCAGGAGTGGAAGGAGCAGGCGCGCCGGGCGAAGGACGAGTCCCGGCGGGCGCGCGAGGACGCCCGGCAGGCCCGCCGCCAGGCCGAGGAGGCCCGGGAGCACGCCCGTTCCGAGATGCAGCGCATCGCCCGCCAGGTGCAGGACCAGGTCCAGGACCACTTCGCGCGCGGCGACTGGCCCGCCGGGGTGCGCGACGGCCTGTCCGAACTGGCGGGCCAGCTCGGCGGGCTGGCCCGCGGCACCGCCTGGCCGCCGTACGTGAAGCCGGAGGCGGCCGCCGCGGATCCCGACTGGGCGGAGGACACCGTCGCGGAGCCCTCGGCCGATCCCGTACGGGACCTGGAGCGGCTGCTGGACCGCTTCCGCGACGACGTGCGGGACGCGGCGCGCGACCGCGGGGTGAGCGCGGACCAACTGGGCGAGGCGCGGCGCCATCTGTCCACGGCGGCGGCGCACATCGTCGCGCTGCTGAACACCCCCCGCGGCTGAGCCCGCCGGATGCCGCCGTGCCCCTCGGGCGCGGCGGCATCCGCAGTGGCGGCCCGGCGGGACCGGATCCCGTCAGGCCCCGGTCAGCACGATCTTGCCGAAGAGGTCGCCCTTCTCGATCCGCTCGAAGCCCTCGCGGGCCCGGTCCAGCGGAAGCACCTGGTCGATCACCGGCCGGACCCCGGTCACCGCGCAGAAGGACAGCAGGTCCTCCAGCTCGTCCTTCGACCCCATGGTGGAGCCGACGACCTTGAGCTCCAGGAAGAAGATGCGGGTCAGTTCGGCGTGGGACGGGCGGTCGCCGCTGGTCGCCCCCGAGATCACCAGAGTGCCCCCGGGGCGCAGCGACTTGACGGAGTGGGACCAGGTGGCGGCCCCGACCGTCTCGATCACGGCGTCCACCCGGCGCGGCAGCCGCGCACCCGGCTCGAACGCCTCCTCGGCGCCGAGTTCGACGGCGCGCCGGCGCTTGGCCTCGTCGCGGCTGGTGGCGTACATCCGCAGCCCGGCCGCCCGGCCGAGCACCAGCGCGGCGGTCGCGACACCGCCGCCCGCGCCCTGCACGAGGACCGAGTCACCGGGGCGCACACCGGCGTTGGTGAAGAGCATGCGGTACGCGGTGAGCCACGCCGTCGGCAGACAGGCGGCCTCCTCGAAGCTGAGCTCCCGCGGCTTGGGCAGCACGTTCCAGGTGGGGACGCTCACCTGCTCGGCGAAGGTGCCCTGGTAGCGCTCGGTGAGGATGGACCGGGGCTCGCCGGGGCCGACCCCGTGGCCGCTCTGGCCGATGACGGAGTGGAGCACGACCTCGTTGCCGTCCTGGTCGACGCCCGCGGCGTCGCAGCCCAGGATCATCGGCAGCTTGTCCTCGGAGAGGCCGACGCCCCGCAGCGACCACAGGTCGTGGTGGTTGAGCGAGGCGGCCCTGACGGTCACGGTCGTCCAGCCCGGACGCTCCTGCGGCGCGGGCCGTTCCCCGAGTTCGAGACCGTTCAGCGGCTGGTCACGGTCGATGCGTGCGGCGTAGGCGGCGAACATGACCATGAGCGTAGGACGCGGCCCGCCCCCGCGGAACCGCCCACCCCTGTGACACGCCCCGCACACCCCGGGCCCGTGACACGCCGACGGGCCGGCCGCACCCCCGCGAGGGGATGCGCGACCGGCCCGTCGGGCGAAACCGCGAGCGCCGCCTCAGCGCCGCGCCACACCCTCCGCACGCGCCGCGGCCGCCACGGCAGCGGTCACCGCGGGAGCCACCCGCTCGTCGAACGGGGAGGGGATCACGTAGTCGGCCGACAGGTCGTCCCCGACCACGTCCGCCAGCGCGTTCGCCGCCGCGATCTTCATGCCCTCGGTGATGCGGGAGGCCCGCACCTGGAGCGCGCCCGCGAAGATGCCCGGGAAGGCGAGGACGTTGTTGATCTGGTTCGGGTAGTCCGAACGCCCGGTCGCCACGACCGCCGCGTACTTGTGCGCGACGTCGGGGTGGACCTCGGGGTTCGGGTTGGCCATGGCGAAGACGAACGCCCCCGGCGCCATCGTCGCGACGGCCTCCTCCGGGACGGTGCCGCCGGAGACGCCGATGAACACGTCCGCGCCGGCGAGCGCCGTCTCCAGCGTGCCGGAGAGCCCGGCCCGGTTGGTGAGCCCGGCGATCTCGCGCTTGACCGCGGTGAGGTCCTCGCGGTCCCGGCTGACGATGCCCTTGCGGTCGGTGACGGCCACGTCGCCGAGGCCGGCCTCCAGCAGGAACTTCGCGATGGCCACACCGGCCGCGCCGGCGCCGGAGATGACCGCGCGGAGGTCGCCCAGACCCCGGCCGGTCAGCTTGGCCGCGTTGCGCAGGGCCGCGAGGGTCACCACGGCGGTGCCGTGCTGGTCGTCGTGGAAGACGGGGATGTCGAGGCGCTCCTGGAGCTTGCGCTCGATCTCGAAGCACCGCGGCGCCGAGATGTCCTCCAGGTTCACGCCGCCGAAGGAGGGGGCGAGCCGGACGACGGTCTCGACGATCTCGTCGGTGTCGGTGGTGGCGAGGGCGATCGGGACCGCGTCCACGCCGCCGAACTGCTTGAAGAGGATCGCTTTCCCCTCCATGACCGGGAGGGAGGCCTCCGGGCCGATGTCGCCGAGGCCGAGCACCGCGGTCCCGTCCGTCACGACGGCGACGACCTGGGACTTCCAGGTGTAGTCGTGGACGAGCTCGGGCTGCTCGGCGATTGCGGTGCACACCTTGGCGACGCCGGGTGTGTACGCGAGGGACAGATCATCCTTGTCCCGCACCGGCACGGTGGCCTGGATGGCCATCTTGCCGCCGCGGTGCAGGGCGAACGCCGGATCGAAGGGCTCGTCGGCACTCTCCGTCGTGGCGCTGTCGCTGCGAGGATTGACGATCTCCGCTGCCATTGGGTTGACCCCTTAAGTCTGCATGGTGAGGGTGGCCACTCCTGGTTGAGGAGGGGTGGGCGGACCCGCGTACGACCTCTGCGTCAGGCGGTTGGCCCGCCGTGGCAGGGGGTGTCTCGTACGCGCGGGCGCGCCGCACAACGCGCCCTGAGCCCCGGATGAGGGGTGTAAGGATCCTTCTTACCGGACAGACCGCACCGCGCACGAGTCGTTTCCTTCGCGGTGACACGCCTCATAGCGGGGAAGTCGGTCAACTCCCGCTGTACGGCGGAATCCGCCCAGAAGGCTCACCGGCGAAAGATCTTCCGGCGAGCAGCAGGCATCTCGGCGAATGGTCCGGTCCAGGTATGCCGTCGCCGATGTTCGGGGATCACCCGTTACCCGATTTTGACATGCGAGGCCCCCTGAATGGGCTAGTCCGAATGGCAAGATGCCGAAAACACACAAGGTCGCGACACTCGAAAGTGAGTGCACGACTCGTCGCAGTCCCCTCTACACAGCCGGAGGACCCCGATCATGACCGCAAGCACCACCCGTCGCTCGACTGCCGCCAGGTCCAGGATCACCGCGGTCGCCGCGATCGCGGTCGTCGGCGCCCTGACCCTCACCGCATGTGGCGACCAGACCAACTCCGGCTCGGACACCGCCACCAGCGAGGGCACCAAGGCAACCGGTGCGCCGCTCTTCGACAAGCTGCCCGAGAACATCCAGAAGGCCGGCGTGATCAAGGTCGGCACCGACGCCGCCTACGCGCCCATGGAGTACGAGGAGGGCGGCAAGATCGTCGGTATCGACCCCGACATCGCCGCCGCCCTCGGCAAGGAGCTGGGCGTCAAGTTCGTCTTCACCAGCGGCACCTTCGACGGTCTCATCTCCTCGCTGAACACCGGCCGCCAGGACGTCGTCATGTCGGCCATGAGCGACACCAAGGCCCGCCAGGAGGGCCTGGACGACACCGGCAAGAAGACCGGTGACGGCGTCGACTTCGTCGACTACTTCACCTCCGGCGTCTCCCTGCTGGTCAAGAAGGGCAACCCGGACAACATCAAGTCGCTGGACGACCTGTGCGGCAAGAAGGTCGCCGTGCAGCGCGGCACCATCTACCACGACACCTTCAAGGCCCAGGCCGAGACCTGTAAGAAGGACGGCAAGGGCGCCCTGACGATCGAGGCGTTCGACACCGACGCCGAGGCGCAGACCCGGGTGAAGTCCGGCGGC
This window contains:
- a CDS encoding PadR family transcriptional regulator, giving the protein MPPVFAHGRLRLYLLKLLDEAPRHGYEVIRLLEERFQGLYAPSAGTVYPRLAKLEAEGLVTHATEGGRKVYSITDAGRAELAGRGAELADLELEIRESVSELAAEIRDDVRGAAGRLRSEMRAAAGEARGGGAADAKGFAGPAPEADGWQTAKEELRRARQEWKEQARRAKDESRRAREDARQARRQAEEAREHARSEMQRIARQVQDQVQDHFARGDWPAGVRDGLSELAGQLGGLARGTAWPPYVKPEAAAADPDWAEDTVAEPSADPVRDLERLLDRFRDDVRDAARDRGVSADQLGEARRHLSTAAAHIVALLNTPRG
- a CDS encoding zinc-binding dehydrogenase, which gives rise to MFAAYAARIDRDQPLNGLELGERPAPQERPGWTTVTVRAASLNHHDLWSLRGVGLSEDKLPMILGCDAAGVDQDGNEVVLHSVIGQSGHGVGPGEPRSILTERYQGTFAEQVSVPTWNVLPKPRELSFEEAACLPTAWLTAYRMLFTNAGVRPGDSVLVQGAGGGVATAALVLGRAAGLRMYATSRDEAKRRRAVELGAEEAFEPGARLPRRVDAVIETVGAATWSHSVKSLRPGGTLVISGATSGDRPSHAELTRIFFLELKVVGSTMGSKDELEDLLSFCAVTGVRPVIDQVLPLDRAREGFERIEKGDLFGKIVLTGA
- a CDS encoding NAD(P)-dependent malic enzyme, which translates into the protein MAAEIVNPRSDSATTESADEPFDPAFALHRGGKMAIQATVPVRDKDDLSLAYTPGVAKVCTAIAEQPELVHDYTWKSQVVAVVTDGTAVLGLGDIGPEASLPVMEGKAILFKQFGGVDAVPIALATTDTDEIVETVVRLAPSFGGVNLEDISAPRCFEIERKLQERLDIPVFHDDQHGTAVVTLAALRNAAKLTGRGLGDLRAVISGAGAAGVAIAKFLLEAGLGDVAVTDRKGIVSRDREDLTAVKREIAGLTNRAGLSGTLETALAGADVFIGVSGGTVPEEAVATMAPGAFVFAMANPNPEVHPDVAHKYAAVVATGRSDYPNQINNVLAFPGIFAGALQVRASRITEGMKIAAANALADVVGDDLSADYVIPSPFDERVAPAVTAAVAAAARAEGVARR
- a CDS encoding ABC transporter substrate-binding protein; translation: MTASTTRRSTAARSRITAVAAIAVVGALTLTACGDQTNSGSDTATSEGTKATGAPLFDKLPENIQKAGVIKVGTDAAYAPMEYEEGGKIVGIDPDIAAALGKELGVKFVFTSGTFDGLISSLNTGRQDVVMSAMSDTKARQEGLDDTGKKTGDGVDFVDYFTSGVSLLVKKGNPDNIKSLDDLCGKKVAVQRGTIYHDTFKAQAETCKKDGKGALTIEAFDTDAEAQTRVKSGGAVADLNDYPVAAHIAKTAGGGNDFEVAGGQTDAGPFGIAVNKDNTQLRDALKDALNAIIENGEYQKVLEKWDVTNSAVTEATINAGK